In the Nicotiana tabacum cultivar K326 chromosome 16, ASM71507v2, whole genome shotgun sequence genome, one interval contains:
- the LOC107769865 gene encoding GRAS family protein RAM1-like, which produces MGDIVDQEEELLCLRLAIVTNSCCERKKIKKRKRKELAFINTWDLNESNYCEGKIFRLLELRESMLKIDVKKKASVVEDGKVLHLIHSLLISATAVDENSFDSAVENLHELYQNVSLLGDSVQRVAAYFADGLIARLLTRNSPFYDMIMKLPTQEEEFLAFTEFYKVSPFYQFAHFTSNQAILEAFEKEEKTNNGLLHVIDFDISYGFQWPSLIQSLSENAATPNRISLKITSYGKTIDELRETETRLVSFAKGFRNLSFEFQGVLSGSKLSNLIKRKNETLAINLIFHLNSLSSYSKVSHTLKEVHNLCPSIVTIVEQEGCKSPQNFLPRFMESLHYFAAMFDSLDDCLPIDSIERLSIEKNLLGKEIKNVLNYEKNNNFLSRYEQMETWKGRMESHGFLGLPLSSKNIMQAKLLLKIRSHSSPIQLDGGNGGFMIFETEDPRAISLAWQDWSIVTASAWHCVL; this is translated from the coding sequence ATGGGAGATATTGTTGATCAAGAAGAAGAGTTGTTGTGCCTTAGACTTGCTATAGTAACAAATTCATGTTGTGAGAGGAAAAAGATcaagaagagaaagaggaaggAATTAGCTTTCATCAACACTTGGGATTTAAATGAAAGTAATTATTGTGAAGGAAAAATATTTAGGCTTTTGGAGTTAAGAGAATCCATGCTAAAAATAGATGTAAAGAAAAAAGCTAGTGTGGTTGAAGATGGAAAAGTTCTTCATCTAATCCATTCATTGCTTATTTCTGCCACAGCAGTTGATGAAAATAGCTTTGATTCAGCTGTAGAAAATCTTCATGAATTATACCAAAATGTTTCCTTACTTGGAGATTCTGTCCAAAGGGTTGCTGCCTATTTTGCTGATGGATTAATAGCGAGGTTATTAACGCGAAATTCGCCTTTTTATGACATGATAATGAAGCTTCCTACACAAGAAGAAGAGTTCTTGGCTTTCACTGAATTCTACAAGGTCTCTCCTTTTTATCAATTTGCTCATTTCACATCTAACCAAGCCATTCTTGAAGcatttgaaaaagaagaaaaaaccaacAATGGACTCTTGCATGTTATTGACTTTGACATATCCTATGGATTTCAATGGCCTTCTCTTATTCAATCTCTCTCTGAAAATGCAGCCACACCTAATAGAATCTCTCTCAAGATCACTAGCTACGGAAAAACAATCGATGAATTGAGAGAAACCGAGACAAGGCTTGTCAGTTTTGCAAAGGGTTTTCGAAATTTATCTTTTGAGTTTCAAGGGGTTTTAAGTGGATCTAAACTTAGTAACCTAATAAAAAGGAAGAATGAAACATTAGCTATAAATTTGATCTTTCATTTGAACTCATTAAGCAGTTATTCCAAGGTTTCCCACACGTTGAAAGAAGTCCATAATCTTTGCCCTTCAATTGTCACCATAGTGGAACAAGAAGGATGCAAAAGCCCTCAAAATTTCTTGCCAAGATTCATGGAGTCATTGCATTATTTTGCAGCCATGTTTGACTCATTGGATGATTGCTTACCAATTGATAGTATTGAAAGATTGAGCATTGAAAAAAACCTTCTTGGAAAAGAGATCAAGAATGTGTTGAACTATGAAAAAAATAACAATTTCTTATCAAGATATGAGCAAATGGAGACATGGAAAGGAAGAATGGAAAGCCATGGATTTTTAGGACTTCCATTAAGTTCTAAGAATATAATGCAAGCAAAGTTGCTTTTGAAAATCAGAAGTCATTCTTCCCCAATACAACTTGATGGAGGAAATGGAGGGTTTATGATATTTGAAACGGAAGATCCAAGAGCTATTTCTCTAGCATGGCAAGATTGGTCTATTGTAACTGCATCTGCATGGCATTGTGTACTGTAG